In Pseudomonas nunensis, a single window of DNA contains:
- the arcD gene encoding arginine-ornithine antiporter — MSESPAKLKLGALVALVVGSMIGGGIFSLPQNMAASADVGAVLIGWAITAVGMLTLAFVFQTLANRKPDLDGGVYAYAKAGFGDYMGFSSAWGYWISAWLGNVGYFVLLFSTLGYFFPIFGEGNTPAAVIGASVLLWAVHFLVLRGIKEAAFINLVTTVAKVVPLLLFVLIAVFAFKLDIFTADIWGKNNTTLGSVMNQVRNMMLVTVWVFIGIEGASIFSARAEKRSDVGKATVIGFITVLLFLVLVNVLSLGIMTQPELAKLQNPSMAAVLEHVVGHWGAVLISIGLIISLLGALLSWVLLCAEIMFAAAKDHTMPAFLRKENANHVPVNALWLTNAMVQVFLIITLFSASTYLSLIYLATSMILVPYLWSAAYALLLAVRGETYENALAERKKDLIIGGIAVIYAVWLLYAGGIKYLLLSALLYAPGAILFAKAKIEVGKPVFTNVEKLIFAAVVVGALVAAYGLYAGFLTL, encoded by the coding sequence ATGTCTGAATCCCCCGCAAAACTGAAACTCGGTGCGCTCGTTGCATTGGTCGTTGGCTCAATGATTGGTGGCGGGATCTTCTCTTTGCCGCAGAACATGGCTGCCAGTGCGGACGTCGGCGCCGTGTTGATCGGTTGGGCTATCACGGCGGTCGGCATGCTGACCCTCGCCTTTGTCTTTCAGACCCTGGCCAACCGCAAACCGGATTTGGACGGCGGAGTTTATGCCTACGCCAAGGCCGGTTTCGGCGACTACATGGGTTTCTCGTCCGCCTGGGGTTACTGGATCAGTGCCTGGCTGGGCAACGTCGGTTACTTCGTGTTGCTGTTCAGCACCCTCGGCTACTTCTTCCCGATATTTGGAGAGGGAAACACGCCTGCGGCGGTGATCGGCGCGTCAGTGTTGCTCTGGGCTGTGCACTTCCTGGTGCTGCGCGGGATCAAGGAAGCGGCGTTCATCAACCTGGTGACCACCGTCGCCAAGGTCGTGCCGTTGCTGCTGTTTGTGTTGATCGCCGTATTCGCCTTCAAACTGGACATCTTCACCGCTGACATCTGGGGCAAAAACAACACCACGCTGGGCAGCGTAATGAACCAGGTGCGCAACATGATGCTGGTCACCGTCTGGGTGTTTATCGGCATCGAAGGCGCGAGCATCTTCTCGGCCCGCGCGGAAAAACGCAGCGACGTGGGTAAAGCCACGGTGATCGGTTTCATCACCGTGCTGCTGTTCCTGGTGCTGGTGAATGTATTGTCCCTCGGGATCATGACCCAACCGGAACTCGCCAAGTTGCAGAACCCGTCGATGGCGGCGGTGCTGGAACACGTGGTCGGTCACTGGGGCGCGGTGCTGATCAGCATCGGTCTGATCATCTCGTTGCTCGGCGCGTTGCTGTCGTGGGTGCTGCTGTGCGCGGAGATCATGTTCGCCGCCGCCAAGGACCACACCATGCCGGCGTTCCTGCGCAAGGAAAACGCCAACCATGTGCCGGTCAACGCCTTGTGGCTGACCAACGCGATGGTTCAGGTATTCCTGATCATCACGCTGTTTTCCGCCAGCACCTACCTGTCGCTGATCTACCTCGCCACCTCGATGATTCTGGTGCCGTACCTGTGGTCGGCGGCCTACGCGCTGCTGCTGGCGGTGCGTGGCGAAACCTATGAAAACGCCCTGGCCGAACGCAAGAAAGACCTGATCATCGGCGGCATCGCGGTGATTTACGCGGTCTGGCTGCTGTATGCCGGCGGCATCAAATACCTGTTGCTGTCCGCCCTGCTCTACGCCCCCGGCGCGATCCTGTTCGCCAAGGCGAAGATCGAAGTGGGCAAACCGGTTTTCACCAATGTCGAGAAACTGATTTTCGCCGCCGTCGTCGTCGGCGCCCTGGTGGCAGCTTACGGGCTGTATGCCGGTTTCCTGACTCTGTAA
- a CDS encoding CoA transferase, producing MTDLLTSIQAALGLPHTPIPFTSSGALPSAFAVTDLACASIGAAGQAVSQLLQRQTGRLPSLEVDRRLASFWFATSIRPVGWSVPPLWDPVAGDYATKDGWIRLHTNAPHHRTAAESVLGACADRAAMASQVAKWAKTDLEHAVVEAGGCAAEMRTWAQWQAHPQGIAVNAEPLIQFTANASQNTKAWQGSVARPLAGIKVLDLTRVLAGPTASRFLAGLGADVLRIDPPTWNEPGVVPEVTLGKRCARLDLHDKADRAVFESLLKDADILLHGYRADALERLGYGVTERQALAPGLIDVCLNAYGWSGPWQNRRGFDSLVQMSSGIAEAGQQWKKADKPTPLPVQALDHATGYLMAAAAITLLGSGGSARLSLARTAKLLIEHGAGTDEALRAEDENDQGLLVEQTPWGPAHRLHVPLKITGTPVQWTLPASELGSHRAQWW from the coding sequence ATGACTGATTTACTCACGTCCATTCAAGCCGCACTCGGCTTGCCGCACACCCCAATCCCCTTCACGTCGAGCGGCGCCCTGCCCTCGGCGTTCGCCGTCACCGACCTCGCCTGCGCGAGCATCGGCGCTGCCGGTCAGGCCGTCAGCCAATTGCTGCAGCGGCAAACCGGTCGTTTGCCCAGCCTTGAAGTCGATCGCCGTTTAGCCTCGTTCTGGTTCGCCACCTCAATCCGCCCTGTCGGCTGGAGCGTGCCGCCGCTGTGGGACCCGGTCGCCGGCGACTATGCGACGAAGGACGGCTGGATCCGCCTGCATACCAACGCCCCGCATCACCGCACTGCCGCTGAAAGCGTGCTCGGCGCCTGTGCCGACCGCGCCGCGATGGCGAGTCAGGTGGCAAAATGGGCCAAGACCGATCTGGAACATGCCGTGGTCGAGGCCGGTGGTTGCGCCGCCGAAATGCGCACTTGGGCGCAATGGCAGGCTCATCCTCAAGGCATCGCGGTGAACGCCGAGCCGTTGATTCAATTCACCGCCAATGCCAGTCAAAACACCAAGGCATGGCAAGGCTCGGTCGCGCGACCGCTGGCCGGGATCAAGGTGCTGGACTTGACCCGTGTGCTCGCCGGCCCCACCGCCAGCCGCTTCCTCGCCGGCCTCGGCGCCGACGTCTTGCGCATCGATCCACCGACCTGGAACGAGCCCGGCGTCGTGCCGGAAGTCACCCTCGGCAAACGTTGCGCGCGCCTGGATTTACACGACAAGGCTGATCGCGCGGTGTTCGAAAGCCTGCTCAAGGACGCCGACATTCTGCTCCACGGCTACCGCGCCGATGCGTTGGAACGCTTGGGTTACGGCGTGACTGAACGTCAGGCATTGGCACCCGGTTTGATCGACGTCTGCCTCAACGCCTACGGCTGGAGCGGCCCGTGGCAGAACCGCCGGGGTTTCGACAGCCTGGTGCAGATGAGCAGCGGAATCGCCGAGGCCGGTCAACAATGGAAGAAAGCCGACAAGCCGACGCCATTGCCGGTGCAGGCGCTGGATCACGCGACCGGGTATTTGATGGCGGCAGCGGCGATCACGTTATTGGGTAGCGGAGGATCGGCACGGTTGTCGTTGGCGCGGACGGCGAAGTTGTTGATCGAGCATGGCGCCGGGACGGATGAAGCGTTGCGGGCGGAAGATGAGAATGATCAAGGGCTGTTGGTTGAACAGACACCTTGGGGGCCGGCGCATCGGTTGCATGTTCCGCTGAAGATCACCGGGACGCCGGTGCAATGGACACTGCCGGCCTCGGAACTGGGTTCCCACCGCGCGCAGTGGTGGTGA
- a CDS encoding DNA-3-methyladenine glycosylase family protein has protein sequence MRLLLAYRPPYDWAAMLGFWSARAIAGMEAVVDGVYSRSIGLHGVHGTLSIKPAGIDALELTLDFPDPAAVPEIVARVRRMFDLDADLPAIQQHLAADPLMARLIAERPGLRVPGAWDGLELAIRAVLGQQITVSAAIKLAGKLVEQYGEPLRSALPGLTHVFPDATVLAAADLATLGMPKSRGRTLSGVAQALLEDPLLFEPGRDGGVARLLALHGIGDWTAQYIALRQLRERDAFPSGDVGLINALAALEGGAVTARDLLLRAEVWRPFRGYAAQLLWTSLSRAD, from the coding sequence ATGAGGTTGCTGCTGGCGTATCGGCCGCCTTATGACTGGGCGGCAATGCTGGGTTTTTGGTCGGCGCGAGCGATTGCCGGGATGGAGGCGGTGGTCGATGGCGTGTATTCGCGCAGCATCGGTTTACACGGTGTGCACGGTACGTTGTCGATCAAACCCGCGGGGATTGATGCGCTGGAACTGACGCTGGATTTTCCGGACCCGGCCGCCGTGCCCGAGATCGTGGCGCGGGTGCGGCGGATGTTTGATCTGGATGCCGACTTGCCGGCGATCCAGCAGCATTTGGCGGCAGATCCACTGATGGCGCGGTTGATCGCCGAGCGCCCTGGATTGCGCGTGCCGGGGGCGTGGGATGGGCTGGAACTGGCGATTCGCGCGGTGTTGGGGCAGCAGATTACGGTGAGTGCGGCGATTAAGCTGGCGGGGAAATTGGTGGAGCAGTATGGCGAGCCGTTGCGATCAGCGCTGCCGGGGCTGACTCATGTGTTTCCTGACGCGACGGTGTTGGCGGCGGCGGATCTGGCGACCTTGGGCATGCCGAAAAGCCGTGGGCGGACGTTGTCGGGCGTGGCGCAGGCGCTGCTGGAGGATCCGTTGTTGTTTGAACCGGGTCGGGACGGTGGCGTGGCGCGGTTGTTGGCGTTGCACGGGATTGGTGACTGGACGGCGCAGTACATTGCGTTGCGGCAGTTGCGGGAGAGGGATGCGTTTCCTTCGGGGGATGTGGGATTGATTAATGCGTTGGCGGCGCTGGAAGGTGGGGCGGTGACTGCGCGGGATTTGTTGTTGCGGGCTGAGGTGTGGCGGCCGTTTCGGGGGTATGCGGCGCAGCTTTTGTGGACATCGTTGAGTCGGGCTGATTGA
- the gap gene encoding type I glyceraldehyde-3-phosphate dehydrogenase, with amino-acid sequence MTLRIAINGFGRIGRNVLRALYTQGYRQDLQIVAINDLGDSSINAHLLKYDTVHGTFDADVQHDNESLTVNGDRISVSAIRNPAELPWAAEKIDVVFECTGLFTDRAKAAAHITAGARKVIISAPAKGADATVVYGVNHDILRQSHQIISNASCTTNCLAPVAQVLHRELGIESGLMTTIHAYTNDQNLTDVYHTDPYRARSATQNMIPSKTGAAEAVGLVLPELAGKLTGMAVRVPVINVSLVDLTVQLKREASADEVNALLKEAAQHSKILGYNTLPLVSSDFNHNPLSSIFDANHTKSSGKLLKVLAWYDNEWGFSNRMLDNCLALCNAE; translated from the coding sequence ATGACTCTTCGAATCGCAATCAATGGTTTTGGCCGTATTGGCCGCAATGTCCTTCGCGCACTGTATACCCAAGGCTACCGCCAGGATTTGCAGATCGTTGCCATTAATGACCTGGGCGACAGCTCGATCAACGCTCATCTGCTGAAGTACGACACCGTTCACGGCACATTCGACGCCGATGTCCAGCACGATAACGAAAGCCTGACCGTCAATGGTGACCGTATTTCGGTCAGCGCCATCCGCAACCCTGCCGAACTGCCGTGGGCTGCCGAGAAGATTGACGTGGTATTCGAATGCACCGGTCTGTTCACCGACCGTGCCAAAGCCGCCGCGCATATTACGGCCGGCGCACGCAAAGTCATCATCTCGGCCCCGGCCAAAGGCGCCGACGCGACTGTGGTTTATGGCGTGAACCACGACATCCTGCGCCAGTCGCACCAGATTATTTCCAACGCTTCGTGCACCACCAACTGCCTGGCCCCGGTGGCCCAAGTGCTGCACCGCGAGCTGGGAATCGAAAGCGGTCTGATGACCACGATCCACGCCTACACCAACGACCAGAACCTGACCGACGTTTACCACACCGACCCGTACCGCGCCCGTTCGGCCACCCAGAACATGATCCCGAGCAAGACCGGCGCCGCTGAAGCGGTCGGCCTGGTATTGCCGGAACTGGCGGGCAAACTGACGGGCATGGCGGTGCGTGTCCCGGTGATCAATGTGTCGCTGGTGGACCTGACCGTGCAGCTCAAGCGCGAAGCGTCGGCCGACGAAGTGAATGCGCTGCTGAAAGAAGCCGCCCAGCACTCGAAAATCCTCGGCTACAACACCCTGCCGCTGGTCTCCAGTGACTTCAATCACAACCCGCTGTCGTCGATTTTCGACGCCAACCACACCAAATCCAGCGGCAAGCTGCTCAAGGTCCTGGCTTGGTACGACAACGAATGGGGCTTCTCCAACCGCATGCTCGATAACTGCCTGGCGCTGTGTAACGCCGAGTAA
- a CDS encoding FecR family protein yields MTDTHRSAGDPASAMDQALDWLIVLGSPSEEQTRQFHDWLAADPLHAEAFAKAQAIWDGPLVTQCAQSLAAQPAKVSVLSRLRPHWKPLATAAVLILGLFSFSNLPMRLQADHLTVVGERQRLQLEDGSKVLLNTNSAFSSTINDQQRVARLYQGEAFFEVPANRGQALEIDAGPVKASVHDTAFAVRYLDGVAQVRVQRGDVDLRATRDDARVRLSAGESIRIGPNGFDRPAKLDAATDLAWVQGRLVFENCPLSQVLAELRRYYPGWIINNNEQLADVAVTGNYRLDQPLDVVRSLAHITSARLQEFPALVILN; encoded by the coding sequence GTGACGGACACCCACCGCTCCGCTGGAGACCCCGCCAGCGCGATGGACCAGGCTTTGGACTGGCTGATCGTGCTCGGCAGTCCGAGCGAAGAACAGACCCGACAGTTTCACGACTGGCTCGCTGCCGATCCCCTGCACGCCGAAGCTTTCGCCAAGGCCCAGGCGATCTGGGACGGTCCGCTGGTCACGCAGTGCGCGCAAAGCCTCGCCGCTCAACCGGCGAAAGTCAGCGTGCTGTCGCGCCTGCGTCCGCACTGGAAACCCTTGGCCACGGCGGCGGTGTTGATTCTCGGTTTGTTCAGTTTCAGCAATCTGCCGATGCGCCTGCAGGCCGATCACCTGACTGTGGTCGGCGAGCGCCAGCGCCTGCAACTGGAGGACGGCTCGAAAGTCCTGCTCAATACCAACTCGGCGTTTTCCAGCACCATCAACGATCAACAGCGCGTGGCCCGGTTGTATCAGGGCGAGGCGTTTTTCGAGGTGCCGGCCAACCGTGGCCAGGCGCTGGAAATCGATGCCGGACCGGTCAAGGCCAGCGTGCACGACACCGCGTTTGCCGTGCGTTACCTCGACGGCGTGGCGCAAGTCCGGGTGCAGCGTGGCGATGTGGATTTGCGTGCGACCCGTGACGACGCGCGAGTGCGACTCTCGGCCGGCGAAAGCATCCGCATCGGCCCCAACGGTTTCGACCGCCCGGCCAAGCTCGATGCCGCCACCGACCTGGCCTGGGTCCAGGGCCGACTGGTGTTCGAGAATTGCCCGCTGAGCCAAGTACTGGCGGAGCTGCGTCGCTACTATCCGGGCTGGATCATCAACAACAACGAGCAGTTGGCCGACGTCGCCGTCACCGGCAATTACCGCCTCGACCAGCCGCTGGACGTGGTCCGCTCCCTCGCCCACATCACCTCTGCACGGCTTCAAGAATTCCCCGCGTTGGTGATCTTGAACTAA
- a CDS encoding methylglyoxal synthase encodes MIGISFTQKTLAARKRIALVAHDHCKVFLLDWAERQKEKLAQHELVATGTTGLLLQQRLDLPVESMISGPLGGDQQLGARIAEQRVDMLVFFWDPFEPQPHDPDIKALLRVAAVWNIPVACNECSADYLLSSPMMDQAHEHRIPDYATYLLGRA; translated from the coding sequence ATGATCGGTATCAGCTTCACGCAAAAGACCCTGGCGGCGCGCAAGCGTATCGCCTTGGTCGCGCATGACCATTGCAAAGTGTTTTTGCTGGACTGGGCCGAGCGCCAGAAAGAAAAATTGGCGCAGCATGAACTGGTCGCCACCGGCACCACGGGGTTGTTGTTGCAACAACGCCTCGACCTGCCGGTGGAAAGCATGATCAGTGGCCCGTTGGGCGGCGACCAGCAACTCGGCGCGCGTATCGCCGAGCAGCGGGTCGACATGCTGGTGTTCTTCTGGGACCCGTTCGAACCGCAACCCCACGACCCGGACATCAAGGCGTTGCTGCGGGTCGCGGCGGTCTGGAACATTCCGGTGGCCTGCAACGAATGCAGCGCCGATTACTTGCTCAGCAGCCCGATGATGGATCAGGCCCACGAGCACCGGATTCCGGATTACGCGACTTATCTGCTGGGTCGCGCCTAG
- a CDS encoding biliverdin-producing heme oxygenase, which yields MTSTDTAQRAALRSQRLNQITNEPHTKLDALVKAHAPFETQANFARFVVAQYLFQSELVALYNDAELTAIVPDLPARCRAEAAKADLADLDTEVPAPVAGAVQNPTKAAALGWLFVSEGSKLGAAFLIKRAVGLGLSETFGARHLGEPAGGRAEGWKSFVRTLDSLEFSAQEEAEIEQAAVDAFNRFTVLLEQAYTPELA from the coding sequence ATGACCTCCACGGACACTGCTCAACGCGCCGCCCTGCGTTCGCAACGTTTGAACCAGATCACCAACGAGCCACACACCAAGCTGGATGCGCTGGTCAAAGCCCACGCACCGTTCGAAACCCAGGCCAACTTCGCCCGTTTCGTGGTCGCGCAGTATTTGTTCCAGTCGGAATTGGTAGCGCTGTACAACGACGCCGAACTGACCGCTATCGTCCCGGACCTGCCGGCGCGCTGCCGGGCCGAAGCGGCCAAGGCTGACCTGGCGGATCTGGACACCGAGGTTCCGGCACCGGTGGCTGGCGCCGTGCAGAATCCAACCAAAGCCGCAGCCTTGGGCTGGTTGTTTGTTTCCGAGGGTTCGAAGTTGGGTGCTGCGTTTTTGATCAAGCGTGCCGTGGGCCTGGGCTTGAGCGAAACCTTCGGTGCCCGTCACCTCGGTGAACCGGCCGGTGGTCGCGCTGAAGGCTGGAAGAGTTTCGTCAGAACCCTCGACTCGCTGGAGTTCAGCGCTCAGGAAGAAGCCGAAATCGAGCAAGCAGCGGTCGATGCGTTCAACCGCTTCACCGTACTGCTGGAACAGGCCTACACCCCAGAGCTAGCCTGA
- a CDS encoding TonB-dependent receptor, with amino-acid sequence MSSRHTRQSSSPSRVLSLLTAAILMAGAAPLMAATAAEQPSRNMGDYSFAIPQQSLVSALNAFTAVTGWQVGLPAELAEGVASPGVRGSLPPEKALDRLLVGTNLGYRKLGNNNIVLEKRSSSGALNLQQVTISATRQEQSIDSVPATVTVQTREELDRNNVNNIKDLVRYEPGVSVGGAGQRAGLTGYNIRGIDGDRVLTQVDGVQVPDSFFNGPYAQTNRNYVDPEIVKRVEILRGPASVLYGSNAIGGAVSYYTLDPDDIIKPGKDVGARLKTGYSSADDSWLTSGTVAGRTGDFDGLLHLSQRNGHETESYGETGGTGLNRTEANPEDVRTTNVLAKLGWNYADDARLGLTYEKYKDDRDTNQLSAVGGPFNAGRGFGFYKSRTGNDTVSRERFGLEHSFGLDSALADNIKWSLNYQIAKTDQSTEEIYAPSRTVLRERNTNYKDRQWVFDAQADKSFAIADTDHTVTYGTTIKQDKVTGLRTGTGTCLTVAGACRVIGAPSAADTLKPASDFPDPTINSYSLFAQDQISWGNWTFLPGARYDYTQLKPHITDEFLATADQSGNGVVSDKTKTWHRLSPKFGTTYSFNDNYTWYGQYAEGFRTPTAKALYGRFENLAGGYQVAPNPDLEPEKSKSYETGLRGQFEAGTFDVAVFYNKYRDFIDENAITPGYTETTFQSNNIKHATIKGVELKGRLNLDTFGAPTGLYTQSSMSYLYGRNDDTGQPLNSINPLTGVFGLGYDQDNYGALLSWTLVKRKDRVDSTSFKTPDGTSTQFKTPGYGVLDLAGFYKVTDDVTINAGLYNLTDKKYWQWDDVRGYDSVGEASVTQPANLDRLTQPGRNFAVNLVWDI; translated from the coding sequence ATGTCCTCTCGCCATACCCGCCAGTCCTCTTCACCTTCCCGCGTGTTGTCGCTGCTGACCGCCGCCATCCTGATGGCCGGTGCCGCGCCGCTGATGGCCGCCACTGCCGCCGAGCAGCCAAGCCGCAACATGGGCGATTATTCGTTCGCCATCCCGCAGCAGTCGCTGGTCTCGGCCCTCAATGCCTTTACCGCCGTGACTGGCTGGCAAGTCGGCTTGCCCGCCGAACTGGCAGAAGGCGTTGCCTCGCCGGGTGTGCGTGGTTCGCTGCCACCGGAAAAAGCCCTGGATCGCCTGTTGGTGGGGACCAACCTGGGTTATCGCAAACTGGGCAATAACAACATCGTGCTGGAGAAACGCAGCAGCAGCGGCGCCCTCAACCTGCAACAAGTGACGATCAGCGCCACCCGCCAGGAACAGAGCATCGACAGCGTGCCGGCCACGGTCACCGTGCAGACCCGCGAAGAGCTGGACCGTAACAACGTCAACAACATCAAGGATCTGGTGCGCTACGAGCCAGGTGTTTCGGTAGGCGGTGCCGGCCAGCGCGCCGGGCTGACTGGTTACAACATCCGCGGCATCGACGGCGACCGCGTGCTGACTCAAGTCGACGGCGTGCAAGTGCCGGACAGTTTCTTCAACGGCCCTTACGCCCAGACCAACCGCAATTACGTCGACCCGGAAATCGTTAAACGCGTCGAGATTCTTCGCGGCCCGGCGTCGGTTCTGTACGGCAGCAATGCAATCGGCGGCGCGGTCAGCTATTACACCCTCGACCCGGACGACATCATCAAGCCCGGCAAAGACGTCGGCGCGCGCCTGAAGACTGGTTACAGCTCGGCGGACGATAGCTGGCTGACGTCCGGCACCGTCGCTGGCCGCACTGGAGATTTCGACGGCTTGCTGCATTTGAGCCAACGCAATGGCCATGAAACCGAATCCTACGGCGAAACCGGCGGCACCGGTCTGAACCGCACCGAGGCCAACCCCGAAGACGTGCGCACCACCAACGTGCTGGCCAAACTCGGCTGGAACTACGCCGACGACGCACGCCTGGGCCTGACCTACGAAAAATACAAAGACGACCGCGACACCAATCAATTGAGCGCCGTGGGTGGTCCGTTCAACGCTGGACGCGGGTTCGGTTTCTACAAGTCCCGCACCGGCAACGACACCGTGAGCCGCGAACGTTTTGGCCTGGAACACAGCTTCGGCCTCGACAGCGCATTGGCCGACAACATTAAGTGGTCGCTGAACTATCAGATCGCCAAGACCGACCAGAGCACCGAGGAAATCTACGCACCGTCGCGTACCGTGCTGCGCGAACGCAATACCAACTACAAGGATCGCCAATGGGTGTTCGATGCCCAGGCCGACAAGTCCTTCGCGATTGCTGACACCGATCACACCGTCACCTACGGCACCACCATCAAACAGGACAAAGTCACCGGCCTGCGTACCGGCACCGGCACCTGTCTGACCGTGGCCGGCGCCTGCCGCGTCATTGGTGCACCAAGCGCCGCCGATACCTTGAAACCGGCCAGCGACTTCCCGGACCCGACCATCAATAGCTACAGCCTGTTTGCCCAGGATCAGATCAGTTGGGGCAACTGGACCTTCCTGCCGGGCGCGCGCTACGACTACACCCAGCTCAAGCCACACATCACCGATGAGTTCCTGGCCACCGCCGACCAGAGCGGCAACGGCGTGGTCAGCGACAAGACCAAGACCTGGCATCGTCTGTCGCCGAAGTTCGGCACCACTTACAGCTTCAACGACAACTACACCTGGTACGGCCAGTACGCTGAAGGCTTCCGCACGCCGACCGCCAAAGCCTTGTACGGTCGCTTCGAAAACCTTGCCGGTGGTTATCAGGTCGCACCGAATCCGGACCTGGAACCGGAAAAGAGCAAAAGCTATGAAACCGGCCTGCGCGGCCAGTTTGAGGCGGGCACGTTCGATGTGGCGGTGTTCTACAACAAGTACCGCGACTTCATCGACGAGAATGCGATCACTCCGGGTTACACCGAGACCACGTTCCAGAGCAACAACATCAAACACGCCACCATCAAGGGCGTGGAGCTCAAAGGTCGCCTGAACCTCGACACCTTCGGTGCACCGACCGGCCTCTACACCCAAAGCTCGATGTCGTACCTGTATGGCCGTAACGATGACACTGGCCAGCCGCTGAACAGCATCAACCCGCTGACCGGCGTGTTCGGCCTCGGTTACGACCAGGATAACTACGGCGCGCTGTTGAGCTGGACTCTGGTCAAGCGCAAGGACCGCGTCGACAGCACCAGCTTCAAGACTCCGGACGGCACCAGCACCCAGTTCAAGACCCCGGGTTATGGCGTGCTCGACCTGGCCGGTTTCTACAAGGTCACCGACGACGTGACCATCAACGCCGGCCTGTACAACCTGACCGACAAGAAATACTGGCAGTGGGATGACGTACGCGGTTACGACAGCGTCGGCGAAGCCTCGGTGACCCAACCGGCCAACCTTGATCGCCTGACCCAGCCGGGTCGCAACTTCGCGGTCAATCTGGTCTGGGACATCTGA
- a CDS encoding RNA polymerase sigma factor, with translation MSQSRFNHVFIAQRVSLLRTLERMVNNHSTAEDLLQETYLRVTRALSERAIDHLEPFVFQTARNLALDHLRARRIQSRTMLDDVPLEVVESIAAPASSAEDAAHAEQLLERLNVSLSELSQRQQQIFILSRLHGHSYLEISEKLGVSLSTVQKELKLIMAICIGVAERLNGD, from the coding sequence GTGAGTCAATCGCGCTTCAATCACGTCTTCATCGCCCAGCGGGTCTCCTTGCTGCGCACGTTGGAGCGGATGGTCAACAATCACAGCACCGCCGAAGATCTGCTGCAGGAAACCTACCTGCGCGTGACCCGTGCGCTCAGTGAACGGGCCATCGATCACCTCGAACCCTTCGTGTTCCAGACCGCCCGCAACCTGGCGCTGGACCATTTGCGTGCGCGGCGAATCCAGTCGCGCACCATGCTCGATGACGTCCCGCTGGAGGTGGTCGAAAGCATCGCCGCCCCCGCCAGCAGCGCCGAGGACGCCGCCCATGCCGAACAATTGCTGGAGCGTTTGAACGTGAGCCTCAGTGAACTCAGCCAACGCCAGCAGCAGATCTTTATCCTCAGTCGCCTGCACGGGCACAGTTATCTGGAGATTTCCGAGAAGCTTGGCGTGTCGTTGAGCACGGTACAAAAGGAATTGAAATTGATCATGGCGATCTGCATCGGCGTCGCAGAACGCTTGAACGGCGACTGA
- a CDS encoding YbaN family protein, with the protein MTRKHLASSKLARILFGLLAYVSLGIGLIAIVVPGLPTTEFILLAAWAATKSSPRLSAWLENHRLFGPILCNWRNGKIIARRAKVSATVSMLLCAGLMLVMLDHGWPIYLAIAGMSLGNLWIWSRPESAPQPS; encoded by the coding sequence ATGACCCGCAAACACCTCGCCTCCTCCAAACTCGCCCGAATCCTCTTCGGCCTGCTGGCCTACGTCAGCCTGGGCATCGGCTTGATTGCGATTGTCGTACCTGGCCTGCCGACCACCGAGTTCATCCTCCTCGCTGCCTGGGCTGCGACCAAGAGTTCGCCGCGCCTGAGTGCCTGGCTGGAAAACCATCGGTTGTTCGGGCCGATCCTGTGCAACTGGCGTAACGGCAAAATCATCGCCCGTCGGGCCAAGGTCAGCGCCACCGTCAGCATGTTGCTGTGCGCCGGCTTGATGCTGGTGATGCTCGATCACGGCTGGCCGATTTACCTGGCGATTGCCGGCATGAGCCTGGGCAATCTGTGGATCTGGTCGCGACCTGAATCCGCACCACAACCTTCCTAA